In the genome of Desulfuromonas sp. DDH964, one region contains:
- the mgtE gene encoding magnesium transporter, producing the protein MDQKLQLLLDTVRKLIRRGASPNLSKVIGKSHPADIAHLFRYLDLKEQKILFNLIDNPETAAYVLSELDHATGAQLLEQIDKETITEVLQEMPYDDAVDIIRNMPEELAEEILGIMQDEDSEEIEQLLLYDEDTAGGIMSTEIFSLNQDLSVQAAIEAVQQAGDVEMVFYLYVTDEHNHLVGVLSLRQLLTVSPKKLLKEIMGREVISVRTDMDQEEVAHLVAKYNILAIPVVDDANKLMGLITVDDVIDVMRQEATEDIYKMAGASEEELLYGNRSFKIARLRLPWLITNLFGGIITGYLMWLFKATLAEVIALISFIPVITGMGGNVGGQSSTIVVRGFATGRIDFSTLRQVFFKELRVGVIMGGVCGVTVGLVALIWHHNIALGLVVALAMVAAMTVAACMGVLAPSFFKKIGIDPAIASSPFVQTANDITGILIYFGTATIFLKFLH; encoded by the coding sequence ATGGACCAGAAACTCCAGCTTCTCCTCGACACCGTCCGCAAGCTGATCCGCCGGGGGGCGAGTCCCAACCTTTCCAAGGTGATCGGCAAGTCCCATCCCGCGGATATTGCCCATCTTTTCCGCTATCTCGATCTCAAGGAACAGAAGATCCTCTTCAACCTGATCGATAACCCCGAGACCGCCGCCTACGTCCTCTCGGAACTCGATCACGCTACCGGCGCCCAGCTCTTAGAGCAGATCGACAAGGAGACGATCACCGAAGTCCTGCAGGAGATGCCCTACGACGATGCCGTCGACATCATCCGCAACATGCCCGAGGAACTCGCCGAAGAGATCCTCGGCATCATGCAGGACGAGGACTCGGAGGAGATCGAACAGCTCCTCCTCTATGACGAGGACACCGCCGGCGGCATCATGTCGACGGAGATCTTCTCCCTCAACCAGGACCTCTCGGTTCAGGCGGCGATCGAGGCGGTGCAGCAGGCCGGCGACGTCGAGATGGTCTTCTACCTCTACGTTACCGACGAGCACAACCACCTCGTCGGCGTCCTCTCTCTGCGCCAGCTGCTAACGGTCTCGCCGAAGAAACTCCTCAAGGAGATCATGGGGCGCGAGGTGATCAGCGTGCGCACCGACATGGACCAGGAGGAGGTCGCCCACCTCGTCGCCAAGTACAACATCCTCGCCATCCCGGTCGTCGACGACGCCAACAAGCTGATGGGTCTGATCACCGTTGACGACGTCATCGACGTCATGCGCCAGGAGGCGACCGAGGATATCTACAAGATGGCCGGTGCCAGCGAGGAGGAGCTCCTCTACGGCAACCGCTCCTTCAAGATCGCCCGGCTGCGGCTGCCGTGGCTGATCACCAATCTCTTCGGCGGCATCATCACCGGCTACCTGATGTGGCTCTTCAAGGCGACCCTCGCCGAGGTCATCGCGCTGATCTCCTTCATCCCGGTTATCACCGGCATGGGCGGCAACGTCGGCGGCCAGTCCTCGACCATCGTGGTGCGCGGCTTCGCCACCGGCCGCATCGATTTTTCGACCCTCAGGCAGGTCTTCTTCAAGGAGCTGCGGGTCGGGGTGATCATGGGTGGCGTCTGCGGCGTCACTGTCGGCCTGGTGGCGCTGATCTGGCACCACAATATCGCCCTTGGTCTGGTGGTGGCGCTGGCGATGGTGGCGGCAATGACCGTCGCCGCCTGCATGGGGGTCCTTGCCCCCTCCTTCTTCAAGAAGATCGGTATCGACCCCGCCATCGCCTCCAGCCCTTTTGTCCAGACTGCCAACGACATCACCGGCATTCTCATCTATTTCGGTACCGCGACGATATTTTTGAAATTCCTGCACTGA
- a CDS encoding CDGSH iron-sulfur domain-containing protein, with product MSKETPVEGMPIGLTLDPGTYYRCTCGKSQNLPFCDESHSGSENSPIQFKIKKRQKVYLCGCGLSGDQPFCDGSCGVSLAGRE from the coding sequence ATGAGCAAAGAGACCCCCGTCGAAGGGATGCCGATCGGCCTCACCCTCGACCCCGGCACCTACTACCGCTGCACCTGCGGCAAGTCCCAGAACCTCCCGTTCTGCGACGAGTCCCACAGCGGGTCGGAGAACTCGCCGATCCAGTTCAAGATCAAGAAGCGGCAGAAGGTTTACCTCTGCGGTTGCGGCCTGAGCGGCGACCAGCCTTTCTGCGACGGCAGCTGCGGGGTGTCGCTGGCGGGGCGGGAGTAA
- the recO gene encoding DNA repair protein RecO — protein MNLLRTDAIILRHIDYGESDRIVTFFSAEHGVCKGFARSARKSRKRFGAALEPFAQVRMHWVPAQGERLASLREAELVDLRSGLRGDLVALALAGYGCELVAALLGDQTGQEQAYLLLASFLDHLAAGGAAPVARLLFELRLIEIAGYIPHLLHCAECFGPLAPGMVDFDAARGGSLCAACGPGRIAVDLLTIGTLSRLLRGPVTAFAGVRLSATTLAEGAALVGNALREHLHQPIRSLAFLDEVLRQPPH, from the coding sequence ATGAACCTGCTGCGCACCGACGCCATCATCCTGCGCCATATCGATTACGGCGAATCCGACCGTATCGTCACCTTCTTCAGCGCCGAGCATGGTGTCTGCAAGGGGTTCGCCCGCAGCGCGCGCAAGAGCCGCAAACGCTTCGGCGCGGCGCTGGAGCCCTTTGCCCAGGTGCGGATGCACTGGGTGCCGGCGCAAGGGGAGCGGCTCGCTTCCCTTCGCGAGGCGGAGCTGGTCGATCTGCGCTCCGGGTTGCGCGGCGACCTGGTGGCGCTGGCGCTGGCCGGTTACGGCTGCGAACTGGTCGCGGCGCTGCTGGGGGACCAGACCGGGCAGGAACAGGCCTACCTGCTGCTTGCCTCGTTCCTCGATCATCTCGCCGCGGGCGGCGCGGCGCCGGTGGCGCGGCTTCTTTTCGAGCTGCGGCTGATCGAGATCGCCGGCTACATCCCCCACCTGCTCCACTGTGCCGAGTGCTTCGGTCCCCTCGCTCCGGGAATGGTCGATTTTGACGCCGCCCGTGGCGGCAGCCTCTGCGCCGCCTGCGGGCCGGGGCGGATCGCCGTCGATCTGCTCACCATCGGCACCCTGTCGCGGCTGCTGCGCGGACCGGTGACGGCCTTTGCCGGGGTGCGCCTCTCGGCGACCACCCTGGCCGAAGGCGCGGCGCTGGTCGGCAACGCCCTGCGCGAACATCTGCATCAGCCGATCCGCTCCCTCGCCTTCCTCGACGAGGTGCTGCGTCAGCCCCCACATTAA
- the glyQ gene encoding glycine--tRNA ligase subunit alpha codes for MTFQDLILSLQNYWAKQGCIIQQPYDVEKGAGTFNPATFLRVLGPEPWNVAYVEPSRRPTDGRYGENPNRLQHYYQFQVILKPSPMNIQELYLDSLKSFGIDPARHDIRFVEDDWESPTLGAWGLGWEVWLDGMEITQFTYFQQAGGIDLKPVSGEITYGCERIAMYLQGVDNVYDLEWVKGIRYGDVHHRSEVEFSTYNFEQADVSMLLNLFTMYEKEAIRLVETGLVLPAYDYVMKCSHAFNLLDARGAISVTERASYIGRVRNMARLCAEGYVAMREKLGFPLLKK; via the coding sequence GTGACCTTTCAGGACCTCATCCTTTCGCTCCAGAACTACTGGGCCAAACAGGGGTGCATCATCCAGCAGCCCTACGACGTCGAAAAGGGGGCCGGCACCTTCAACCCCGCCACCTTCCTGCGCGTCCTCGGTCCCGAACCGTGGAACGTCGCTTACGTCGAGCCGTCGCGCCGTCCCACCGACGGCCGTTACGGCGAGAATCCCAACCGCCTGCAGCACTACTACCAGTTCCAGGTGATTCTCAAGCCGTCGCCGATGAACATCCAGGAGCTCTACCTCGATTCGCTGAAGAGCTTCGGCATTGACCCGGCCAGGCACGACATCCGTTTCGTCGAGGATGACTGGGAGTCGCCGACCCTCGGCGCCTGGGGGCTGGGGTGGGAGGTCTGGCTCGACGGTATGGAAATCACCCAGTTCACCTACTTCCAGCAGGCCGGCGGCATCGACCTCAAGCCGGTCTCCGGTGAAATCACTTACGGCTGCGAACGTATCGCCATGTACCTGCAGGGAGTCGACAACGTCTACGATCTGGAGTGGGTCAAGGGGATCAGGTACGGCGACGTCCACCACCGCAGTGAGGTCGAATTCTCGACCTACAACTTCGAACAGGCCGATGTCTCGATGCTCCTCAACCTCTTCACCATGTACGAGAAGGAAGCGATCCGCCTGGTCGAGACCGGGCTGGTGCTGCCGGCCTACGACTATGTGATGAAGTGCTCCCATGCCTTCAACCTCCTCGATGCGCGCGGCGCGATCTCGGTCACCGAGCGCGCCAGCTACATCGGCCGGGTGCGCAACATGGCGCGCCTCTGCGCCGAGGGGTACGTGGCAATGCGCGAGAAGCTCGGTTTCCCGCTGCTGAAAAAGTAA
- the glyS gene encoding glycine--tRNA ligase subunit beta has protein sequence MSAELFLEIGTEEIPAGFLRPAMQDLERLLRKELENARIGFGAIRTFATPRRLAIAVQGVADLQERMELTVAGPSVKVAFDADGKPTRAAEGFARANGVEVAALSRMTTDKGEYLYLSKVEEGRPSAELLPEILPRVITAIPFKKSMRWKDLDIRFARPVHWIVALFGGKVVPFGFGNLSAGNRSRGHRFMASEEFVVETVAQWQAELAKRFVMVDKDERRALIEKGIVTAAQQVGGTVNPDPELLDEVSYLVEDVTPLCGSIEERFLQLPRELLITSMREHQRYFTVAGADGQLLPHFITISNTRPTDPSVVIKGNERVLRARLSDAMFFWSEDQKVKLESRLEALKNVVYQQKLGTSYEKVMRFQELAVGLADQLDPAVKGLTERAALLAKCDLETGMVYEFPELQGVMGREYARLEGEEERVALAIFEHYLPTGAGGELPSDNVGAFVSIADKIDTICGCFGVGLIPTGTADPYALRRSAIGILNIILDRGFRLSLPQLVRQSVALLEGKLTRPAAEVRAEVVEFIRLRLVNLLAGQDYPADVIEAVLSAAFDDVVDAVARVKALAELKGRADFEPLAIAFKRVVNIIKGGIATPVDPALFEAECEHALQQALTAAAGEVGKQVAAGDYPAALRTIAGLRAPVDAFFDGVMVMAKDEKVKENRLALLTGVARLFEGIADFSRIA, from the coding sequence ATGTCCGCTGAACTGTTCCTCGAAATCGGTACCGAAGAGATTCCCGCCGGCTTTCTGCGCCCGGCGATGCAGGACCTCGAGCGCCTGCTGCGCAAGGAGCTCGAGAACGCCCGCATCGGCTTTGGCGCCATCCGCACCTTTGCCACGCCGCGACGGCTGGCGATCGCCGTGCAGGGGGTCGCCGACCTCCAGGAGCGCATGGAGCTGACCGTCGCCGGCCCCTCGGTGAAGGTCGCCTTCGATGCCGACGGTAAGCCGACCCGGGCCGCCGAAGGCTTCGCCCGCGCCAACGGCGTCGAAGTTGCCGCGCTGTCGCGCATGACCACCGACAAGGGGGAATACCTCTACCTCTCCAAGGTCGAAGAGGGCCGGCCGAGCGCCGAGCTCCTTCCCGAGATCCTGCCGCGGGTGATCACCGCGATCCCCTTCAAGAAGTCGATGCGCTGGAAGGATCTCGACATCCGCTTCGCGCGGCCGGTGCACTGGATCGTCGCCCTCTTCGGCGGCAAGGTAGTCCCCTTCGGTTTCGGCAACCTGAGCGCCGGCAACCGCTCCCGCGGCCACCGCTTCATGGCCAGTGAGGAGTTCGTGGTCGAGACTGTCGCCCAGTGGCAGGCCGAGCTTGCCAAGCGCTTCGTCATGGTCGACAAGGACGAGCGCCGGGCGCTGATCGAAAAGGGGATTGTCACCGCAGCCCAGCAGGTCGGCGGCACCGTCAACCCCGACCCCGAGCTGCTCGACGAGGTCAGCTACCTGGTCGAGGACGTTACCCCGCTCTGCGGTTCGATCGAGGAGCGCTTCCTGCAGCTGCCGCGGGAGCTGCTGATCACCTCGATGCGCGAGCACCAGCGCTACTTCACTGTCGCCGGCGCCGACGGCCAGCTGCTGCCGCACTTCATCACCATCTCCAATACCCGTCCCACCGATCCCTCGGTTGTCATCAAGGGGAACGAGCGGGTGCTGCGGGCGCGCCTCTCCGACGCCATGTTCTTCTGGAGCGAAGACCAGAAGGTGAAGCTCGAGAGCCGTCTCGAGGCGCTGAAGAATGTTGTCTACCAGCAGAAGCTCGGCACCAGCTATGAGAAGGTGATGCGCTTTCAGGAGCTGGCCGTCGGCCTCGCCGACCAGCTCGACCCGGCGGTGAAGGGGCTCACCGAGCGCGCCGCGCTCCTTGCCAAGTGCGACCTCGAGACCGGGATGGTCTACGAGTTTCCCGAGCTGCAGGGGGTGATGGGGCGCGAGTACGCCCGCCTCGAAGGGGAGGAAGAGCGGGTCGCGCTGGCGATCTTTGAGCACTACCTGCCGACCGGCGCCGGCGGCGAGCTGCCGTCCGACAACGTCGGCGCCTTCGTCTCCATCGCCGACAAGATCGACACCATCTGCGGCTGCTTCGGCGTCGGGCTGATCCCGACCGGCACCGCCGACCCCTACGCCCTGCGCCGCAGCGCCATCGGCATCCTCAATATCATCCTCGACCGGGGCTTCCGCCTCTCCCTGCCGCAGCTGGTGCGCCAGAGCGTCGCCCTGCTGGAAGGGAAGCTGACCCGCCCCGCGGCCGAGGTCCGGGCCGAGGTCGTCGAGTTCATCCGCCTGCGCCTGGTCAACCTGCTCGCCGGCCAGGACTATCCGGCCGACGTTATCGAGGCGGTCCTCTCGGCTGCCTTCGACGACGTCGTCGACGCCGTCGCCCGGGTCAAGGCTCTCGCCGAGCTCAAGGGACGCGCCGACTTCGAACCGCTGGCCATCGCTTTCAAGCGCGTCGTCAATATCATCAAGGGGGGGATCGCCACCCCAGTCGACCCGGCGCTCTTCGAAGCCGAATGCGAGCACGCCCTGCAGCAGGCGCTGACTGCCGCCGCCGGCGAAGTCGGCAAGCAGGTCGCCGCCGGCGACTACCCGGCGGCGCTGCGCACCATCGCCGGCCTGCGCGCCCCGGTCGATGCCTTCTTCGACGGCGTCATGGTCATGGCCAAGGACGAAAAGGTGAAAGAGAACCGCCTTGCCCTGCTCACCGGGGTGGCGCGGCTGTTCGAGGGGATCGCCGACTTCTCGCGCATCGCCTGA
- the ppdK gene encoding pyruvate, phosphate dikinase, with protein sequence MAAKYVYFFGDGKAEGKGDMKNLLGGKGANLAEMTSIGLPVPAGFTITTEVCTEFYKNNRNYPASLKGEVAEHLARVEKLMGKTFGDAKNPLLVSVRSGARASMPGMMDTVLNLGLNDTTVQGVIAQSGDERFAYDSYRRFIQMYSNVVLDLDGDILEHILEQMKEKRGVHQDTQLTAADLKELVGLFKQQVKSELGRDFPEDPEEQLWGAIGAVFGSWMNPRAITYRKLNNIPAEWGTAVNVQSMVFGNMGDDCATGVAFTRDPATGEDYFYGEFLVNAQGEDVVAGIRTPQPINRAGGDGTLPSMEEVMPECYGQLVKIRAILEKHYRDMQDIEFTIEKGKLFMLQTRNGKRTARAAVKVAVDMASEGLISEQEAVLRVEPSQLDQLLHPSLDPAAKKDVIAKGLPASPGAAGGEVVFSADDAENAAKIGLKVILVRVETSPEDIHGMHAAQGILTARGGMTSHAAVVARGMGKCCVSGCGDIKVDYRNEQFTTRDGTVIKKGEIITLDGSTGEVIKGAVPTVQPELSGDFGKLMTWVDQIRRLKVRTNADTPHDAKVAREFGAEGIGLCRTEHMFFEGERIMAVREMILAADLEGRKKALAKILPMQKGDFLGLFREMKGLPVTIRLLDPPLHEFLPHTDKEIEELAGVMKVTPAILKNKAEFLHEFNPMLGHRGCRLGITFPEIYDMQVQAIMEAACELIKNEGYQIVPEIMIPLVAEVKELAVLKANAVRVADEVIAKYGVKVEYLIGTMIELPRAALTADKIAEEAEFFSFGTNDLTQTTYGLSRDDAGKFLPFYVEKELFPVDPFVALDQAGVGQLVQMGCEKGRATRPNIKLGICGEHGGEPTSVIFCHQIGLDYVSCSPFRVPIARLAAAHAVLKEK encoded by the coding sequence ATGGCTGCGAAGTACGTATATTTCTTCGGCGACGGCAAGGCCGAAGGCAAAGGGGACATGAAGAACCTGCTCGGCGGCAAAGGCGCCAACCTGGCCGAGATGACCAGCATCGGACTGCCGGTGCCGGCAGGCTTTACCATCACCACCGAGGTCTGCACCGAGTTCTACAAGAACAACCGCAACTACCCCGCCAGCCTCAAAGGCGAAGTGGCCGAGCACCTGGCGCGGGTCGAGAAGCTGATGGGGAAGACCTTCGGCGACGCCAAAAACCCCCTGCTGGTCTCGGTGCGCTCCGGCGCCCGCGCCTCGATGCCGGGGATGATGGACACCGTCCTCAATCTCGGTCTCAACGACACCACCGTGCAGGGGGTCATCGCCCAGAGCGGTGACGAGCGCTTCGCCTACGACTCCTACCGGCGCTTTATCCAGATGTATTCCAACGTCGTCCTCGATCTCGACGGCGACATCCTCGAGCATATCCTCGAGCAGATGAAGGAGAAGCGCGGCGTCCACCAGGATACCCAGCTCACCGCCGCCGACCTCAAGGAACTGGTCGGCCTGTTCAAGCAGCAGGTCAAGTCGGAGCTCGGCCGCGACTTCCCCGAAGATCCGGAAGAGCAGCTCTGGGGCGCCATCGGCGCCGTCTTCGGTTCCTGGATGAATCCCCGCGCCATCACCTACCGCAAGCTCAACAACATCCCTGCCGAATGGGGAACCGCGGTCAATGTCCAGTCGATGGTTTTCGGCAATATGGGGGATGATTGCGCCACCGGCGTCGCCTTCACCCGCGACCCGGCGACCGGCGAGGACTACTTCTACGGCGAGTTCCTGGTCAACGCCCAGGGCGAGGACGTGGTCGCCGGCATCCGCACCCCGCAGCCGATCAACAGGGCCGGCGGCGACGGTACCCTGCCGTCGATGGAAGAGGTGATGCCCGAGTGCTACGGCCAGCTGGTGAAAATCCGCGCCATCCTCGAAAAGCATTACCGCGATATGCAGGATATCGAGTTCACCATCGAAAAAGGGAAGCTCTTCATGCTGCAGACCCGCAACGGCAAGCGCACCGCCAGGGCGGCGGTGAAGGTCGCCGTCGATATGGCGAGCGAGGGGCTGATCAGCGAGCAGGAAGCGGTGCTGCGCGTCGAGCCGTCCCAGCTTGACCAGCTGTTGCACCCCTCCCTCGACCCGGCAGCGAAGAAGGATGTCATCGCCAAGGGGCTGCCCGCCTCCCCCGGCGCGGCCGGCGGCGAGGTGGTCTTCTCCGCCGACGACGCCGAGAATGCCGCAAAAATCGGCCTCAAGGTGATCCTGGTGCGGGTCGAGACGAGCCCCGAGGATATCCACGGCATGCACGCCGCCCAGGGGATTCTGACCGCTAGAGGCGGCATGACCAGCCACGCGGCGGTGGTCGCCCGCGGCATGGGCAAGTGCTGCGTCTCCGGCTGCGGCGACATCAAGGTCGATTACCGCAATGAGCAGTTCACCACCAGGGACGGCACCGTCATCAAGAAGGGGGAAATCATCACCCTCGACGGTTCCACCGGCGAAGTGATCAAGGGGGCGGTGCCGACGGTGCAGCCCGAGCTTTCCGGCGACTTCGGCAAGCTGATGACCTGGGTCGACCAGATCCGGCGCCTCAAGGTGCGCACCAACGCCGACACCCCCCACGATGCCAAGGTCGCGCGCGAGTTCGGCGCCGAGGGGATCGGCCTCTGCCGCACCGAGCACATGTTCTTCGAAGGAGAGCGGATCATGGCGGTGCGCGAGATGATCCTCGCTGCCGACCTCGAGGGGCGCAAGAAGGCCCTGGCCAAGATCCTGCCGATGCAGAAAGGGGACTTCCTCGGCCTCTTCCGCGAGATGAAGGGGCTGCCGGTCACCATCCGCCTGCTCGATCCGCCGCTGCACGAGTTCCTGCCGCACACCGACAAGGAGATCGAGGAACTCGCCGGGGTGATGAAGGTGACGCCCGCGATCCTCAAGAACAAGGCGGAATTTCTGCATGAGTTCAACCCGATGCTCGGTCACCGCGGCTGCCGCCTCGGCATCACCTTCCCCGAAATCTACGACATGCAGGTCCAGGCGATCATGGAGGCGGCCTGCGAACTGATCAAGAACGAGGGGTACCAGATCGTCCCCGAGATCATGATTCCCCTCGTCGCCGAGGTGAAGGAGCTGGCGGTCCTCAAGGCCAACGCTGTCCGCGTCGCCGACGAGGTAATCGCCAAGTACGGGGTCAAGGTCGAGTACCTGATCGGCACCATGATCGAACTGCCGCGCGCCGCGCTGACCGCCGACAAGATTGCCGAAGAGGCCGAGTTCTTCTCCTTCGGCACCAACGACCTGACCCAGACCACCTACGGCCTCTCCCGCGATGACGCCGGCAAGTTCCTTCCCTTCTACGTCGAGAAGGAGCTCTTCCCGGTCGATCCCTTCGTGGCGCTCGACCAGGCCGGCGTCGGCCAGCTGGTGCAGATGGGCTGCGAGAAGGGACGCGCCACCCGCCCCAACATCAAGCTCGGCATCTGTGGCGAACACGGCGGCGAGCCCACCAGCGTCATCTTCTGCCACCAGATCGGCCTCGACTACGTCTCCTGCTCCCCCTTCCGGGTTCCCATCGCCCGGCTCGCCGCGGCCCACGCGGTGCTGAAGGAGAAGTAA
- a CDS encoding D-2-hydroxyacid dehydrogenase, which yields MKIVVLDGHTLNPGDLDWAPLAALGKLEIFERSVPGEVEVRCAGAEIVLTNKVPFDAARLGRLPELRYLGVTATGTNVVDLAAARAQGVTVTNVPAYSTPSVAEHVFALLLALARRVEGHAALVREGRWSSAPDFSFWEGELVELAGRRLGVVGCGAIGRAVIRIGQAFGMEVAAHTAHPERHRAELPGVAFLPLEELLASSDVVSLHCPLTPATEKLLDARRLALLRTGAYLLNTGRGPLVDEAALAAALNAGQLAGAGLDVLAAEPPAPDNPLLSARNCLITPHTAWATRAARSRLLAVVVANVAAFIAGAPQNVVN from the coding sequence ATGAAAATTGTCGTGCTGGATGGACACACCCTCAACCCCGGAGACCTCGACTGGGCGCCGCTGGCCGCCCTGGGGAAACTGGAGATTTTTGAACGCAGCGTCCCCGGCGAGGTGGAGGTGCGCTGCGCCGGGGCCGAAATCGTGCTGACCAACAAGGTCCCCTTCGACGCCGCGCGCCTGGGACGCCTCCCTGAGCTGCGCTACCTCGGCGTGACTGCCACCGGCACCAACGTGGTTGACCTCGCCGCGGCCCGGGCGCAGGGGGTGACGGTGACCAACGTCCCGGCCTACAGCACGCCGTCGGTGGCGGAGCATGTCTTCGCCCTCCTCCTCGCCCTGGCGCGCCGGGTCGAGGGGCACGCGGCGCTGGTGCGGGAAGGGCGCTGGAGTTCGGCACCGGATTTCTCTTTCTGGGAAGGGGAGCTGGTGGAACTGGCGGGGCGGCGTCTGGGGGTGGTCGGTTGCGGCGCCATCGGCCGGGCCGTGATCCGGATCGGCCAGGCCTTCGGCATGGAGGTGGCGGCGCACACCGCCCATCCGGAACGCCACCGGGCGGAGTTGCCGGGCGTGGCATTCCTGCCGCTGGAGGAGCTGCTGGCAAGCAGCGACGTGGTCAGTCTCCATTGCCCGCTGACCCCGGCGACGGAAAAGCTGCTCGACGCCCGCCGGCTGGCGCTGCTGCGTACCGGCGCTTACCTGCTCAACACCGGCCGCGGGCCGCTGGTCGACGAGGCGGCCTTGGCCGCGGCCCTTAACGCGGGCCAGCTCGCCGGGGCCGGCCTCGATGTTCTTGCCGCGGAACCGCCGGCCCCCGACAACCCGCTGCTCAGCGCCCGCAACTGCCTGATTACGCCGCACACTGCCTGGGCGACCCGGGCCGCCCGTTCCCGGCTGCTGGCGGTAGTGGTCGCCAATGTCGCGGCCTTCATCGCCGGGGCGCCGCAGAATGTGGTGAACTGA
- the nfi gene encoding deoxyribonuclease V (cleaves DNA at apurinic or apyrimidinic sites), translating into MDIVELHAWEMDYRQAVALQRRLADQVVLQLPPGWQGRSVAGVDVSYEKHGELFFAAVVVLRFPELTPLAVATAQARVSFPYIPGLLSFRELPVLLEAFRRLETVPDAVLVDGQGIAHPRGLGLASHLGLWLGLPTVGCAKSRLCGEHAPPGPCRGDREVLLLEGAPVGAVLTTRDCVKPLYISPGHCIDIDSAVALALACGGRYRLPEPTRQAHLLTNRLRLAAREA; encoded by the coding sequence GTGGATATTGTCGAACTGCATGCCTGGGAGATGGACTACCGGCAGGCTGTTGCCCTGCAGCGCCGCCTCGCCGATCAGGTAGTACTGCAGCTCCCCCCGGGCTGGCAGGGACGCAGCGTCGCCGGGGTCGATGTCTCGTATGAAAAGCACGGCGAGCTCTTCTTTGCCGCAGTGGTGGTGCTGCGGTTTCCCGAGCTGACGCCGCTGGCGGTGGCAACGGCGCAGGCCCGGGTCAGCTTCCCCTACATCCCGGGCCTGCTCTCCTTTCGGGAGCTGCCGGTGCTGCTCGAAGCCTTCCGGCGTCTCGAAACGGTTCCCGATGCCGTCCTGGTGGATGGTCAGGGGATCGCCCATCCCCGCGGCTTGGGGCTGGCAAGCCATCTTGGCCTTTGGCTCGGGCTACCGACCGTCGGCTGCGCCAAGAGCCGCCTCTGCGGCGAACATGCTCCTCCCGGTCCGTGCCGTGGCGACCGGGAAGTCCTGCTGCTGGAGGGCGCGCCGGTCGGCGCTGTCCTCACCACCCGCGATTGCGTCAAGCCCCTTTATATCTCCCCCGGACATTGCATTGACATCGACTCCGCCGTCGCCCTGGCCCTCGCCTGCGGCGGCCGCTACCGGTTGCCGGAGCCGACCCGGCAGGCCCACCTGCTGACCAACCGCCTGCGCCTTGCTGCGCGGGAGGCGTAG
- a CDS encoding fumarylacetoacetate hydrolase family protein: MATVRIPATGQEFSVGKVVCLARNYVDHIKELGNAVPDAPVLFIKPATSIIGNGGTVVIPASSSDCHHEVELAVLIGRTVKDVSPEEAMACVAGYGVGIDLTLRDLQGALKAKGLPWEAAKGFDTACPLSDFVPAAQVADPHELPIRFTIDGVVKQDATTALMMRQLPEIISYASRLFTLEAGDVILTGTPAGVGPVKSGETLVGEIDGVGRLEVSVA, translated from the coding sequence ATGGCAACCGTCCGCATCCCCGCCACCGGCCAGGAATTCAGCGTCGGCAAGGTCGTCTGCCTGGCGCGCAACTACGTCGACCACATCAAGGAACTCGGCAATGCCGTCCCCGACGCCCCGGTCCTCTTCATCAAGCCGGCCACCAGTATCATCGGCAACGGCGGCACCGTAGTGATCCCGGCCAGCTCCAGCGACTGCCACCACGAGGTGGAGCTGGCAGTCCTCATCGGCCGCACCGTCAAGGATGTATCTCCCGAGGAGGCGATGGCCTGCGTCGCCGGCTATGGCGTCGGTATCGACCTGACCCTGCGCGACCTGCAGGGGGCGCTCAAGGCCAAGGGGCTCCCCTGGGAAGCGGCCAAGGGCTTCGACACTGCCTGCCCCCTCTCCGACTTCGTCCCCGCCGCGCAGGTCGCCGACCCCCACGAGCTGCCGATCCGCTTCACCATCGATGGCGTCGTGAAGCAGGATGCGACCACGGCCCTGATGATGCGGCAGTTGCCGGAGATCATCAGCTACGCCTCCCGCCTCTTCACCCTCGAAGCGGGCGACGTCATCCTCACCGGCACCCCGGCCGGCGTCGGTCCGGTCAAGAGCGGCGAGACCCTGGTCGGCGAGATCGACGGCGTCGGCCGCCTCGAAGTCAGCGTCGCCTGA
- the tnpA gene encoding IS200/IS605 family transposase, which produces MSRFRKLTHAIWHCQYHIVWVPKYRFRILEGELAQEVRACIRIFSEQSHCEVVELNVQKDHIHLIIMVPPKVSISELMGRLKGRSAIRILKNHPKLRKKRYWGNHFWAPGYCVDTVGLDAEMIRRYVRYQEQHEKKVEQQQLKF; this is translated from the coding sequence ATGAGCCGTTTTCGAAAATTAACACATGCGATCTGGCACTGCCAGTATCACATCGTCTGGGTGCCCAAGTATCGCTTCCGGATATTGGAAGGTGAACTGGCGCAAGAAGTTCGAGCGTGTATCCGGATCTTCAGCGAGCAGAGTCACTGCGAGGTCGTCGAGCTGAATGTCCAGAAAGACCATATTCACCTGATCATCATGGTGCCGCCCAAGGTGTCCATTTCGGAGTTGATGGGGCGCCTGAAGGGCCGATCAGCGATACGTATTTTAAAGAACCATCCCAAGTTGCGGAAGAAACGCTACTGGGGCAATCATTTTTGGGCGCCCGGCTACTGCGTTGACACGGTAGGCCTGGATGCCGAGATGATCAGGCGCTACGTGCGGTATCAAGAGCAGCATGAGAAGAAAGTGGAACAACAGCAACTCAAATTCTAA